The following are from one region of the Canis lupus baileyi chromosome 25, mCanLup2.hap1, whole genome shotgun sequence genome:
- the TMEM121B gene encoding transmembrane protein 121B: MRPALGDPRSVSSSSGSCPAPPAAARLQPLFLRGASSRGRRGSGDSSTSTSTSRGGGGGRRGGGGGGGGGGGGGSPSSSTGAEREDDDDDSISISKPLVPAAAALPGPPAQGGAPSADPAPAAASSCTSTSTPTSSCSMTAADFGGGAAAGAVGGPGGRAAGGAGGSGTGGGASRCSCCCCCCCCGRPGRSGRRGRRRGCAPRPGCRWGYQALSVVLLLAQGGLLDLYLIAVTDLYWCSWIATDLVVAAGWAIFFAKNSRGRRGGAASGAHNHYQHHHHAAPPLHLPAASAGAPAGAKARGGRGGAGGPGGGPGAAGAAGEFAFAYLAWLIYSIAFTPKVVLILGTSILDLIELRAPLGTTGFRLTMALSVPLLYSLVRAISEAGAPPGSAGPLLLQPQQHRAAGCFLGTCLDLLDSFTLVELTLEGRVPLPAHLRYLLIAVYFLTLASPVLWLYELNAAAAAPSWGPAPGPGSCSRLLRLLGGCLVDVPLLALRCLLAVSYQQPLSVFMLKNLFFLACRGLEALEGCWDQGSRASPRGRAGYGAPAPAPPPPPPPPPQGGAQLGHCLAEDEGGALGYANTLAATAQN, encoded by the coding sequence ATGCGCCCGGCGCTCGGCGACCCGCGCTCGGTCTCGTCCTCGTCCGGCtcctgccccgcgccccccgccgctgCCCGGCTGCAGCCCCTCTTCCTCCGGGGGGCGTCCTCCCGCGGCCGGAGAGGCTCGGGCgacagcagcaccagcaccagcaccagccgggggggcggcggcggcagacgcggcgggggcgggggcggcggcggcggcggcggcggcggctcccccAGCAGCAGCACCGGCGCGGAGAGAGAGGACGACGACGACGACAGCATCAGCATCAGCAAGCCGCTggtgcccgccgccgccgcgctcccgGGACCCCCGGCCCAGGGGGGCGCCCCGTCCGCCGACCCCGCACCCGCCGCCGCTTCCTCCTGCACCTCCACCTCCACGCCCACCTCCTCCTGCAGCATGACCGCCGCGGACTTCGGCGGCGGCGCCGCGGCCGGGGCCGTCGGGGGTCCCGGGGGCCGCgcggccgggggcgcgggcggctcCGGGACGGGCGGCGGCGCGTCCCGCTGCtcgtgttgctgctgctgctgctgctgcggccgCCCGGGCCGCTCGGGCCGCAGGGGTCGGCGCCGCGGCTGCGCGCCCCGGCCCGGGTGCCGCTGGGGCTACCAGGCGCTGTCCGTGGTGCTGCTGCTGGCTCAGGGCGGCCTGCTGGACCTGTACCTCATCGCCGTCACCGACCTGTACTGGTGCTCCTGGATCGCCACGGACCTGGTGGTGGCGGCGGGCTGGGCCATCTTCTTCGCCAAGAACAGCCGGGGCCGTCGGGGCGGCGCGGCGAGCGGCGCGCACAACCActaccagcaccaccaccacgcGGCGCCGCCCCTGCACCTGCCCGCCGCCTCCGCCGGGGCGCCCGCGGGGGCCAAGgcgcgcggcggccgcgggggcgcgggcggcccggggggcggccccggggctgCCGGGGCGGCGGGCGAGTTCGCCTTCGCCTACCTGGCCTGGCTCATCTACTCCATCGCCTTCACGCCCAAGGTGGTGCTGATCCTGGGCACGTCCATCCTGGACCTCATCGAGCTGCGCGCGCCCCTGGGCACCACCGGCTTCCGACTCACCATGGCGCTGTCGGTGCCTCTGCTCTACAGCCTGGTGCGCGCCATCAGCGAGGCGGGCGCCCCCCCCGGCTCGGCGGGACCCCTGCTCCTGCAGCCGCAGCAGCACCGAGCCGCCGGCTGCTTCCTGGGCACGTGTCTGGACCTGCTCGACAGCTTCACCCTGGTGGAGCTGACGCTGGAGGGCCGCGTGCCGCTGCCTGCGCACCTGCGCTACCTGCTCATCGCCGTCTACTTCCTCACGCTCGCCTCGCCGGTGCTCTGGCTCTACGAGCTCAACGCCGCGGCGGCCGCGCCGTCCTGGGGCCCGGCTCCCGGGCCGGGCAGCTGCAGCCGCCTTCTGCGCCTGCTGGGCGGCTGCCTGGTGGACGTGCCGCTGCTGGCGCTGCGCTGCCTCCTGGCGGTGAGCTACCAGCAGCCGCTCTCCGTCTTCATGCTCAAGAACCTCTTCTTCCTCGCCTGCCGCGGCCTGGAAGCCCTCGAGGGCTGTTGGGACCAGGGGAGTCGGGCCTCCCCCCGGGGAAGAGCGGGCTACGGAgctccggcccccgccccgccgccgccgccgccgccgccccctcagGGAGGCGCGCAGCTGGGCCACTGCCTCGCGGAGGACGAGGGGGGCGCGCTCGGCTACGCCAACACCCTGGCCGCGACCGCCCAGAATTGA